In a single window of the Cygnus olor isolate bCygOlo1 chromosome 5, bCygOlo1.pri.v2, whole genome shotgun sequence genome:
- the SGPP1 gene encoding sphingosine-1-phosphate phosphatase 1 has translation MAACRRLAAGLRDPQKVAAFQRLCGVEGPCGWPDAEQRAGGRGPVANGGPAGGGRRETAGDGGPQGWRRRPRRNSLSEEEEEGCQEFSTRSRLLYYLFSLGTELGNELFYILFFPFCIWNVDAWLGRRLVIVWVWVMYVGQCTKDVVRWPRPASPPVVKLEVFYSSEYSMPSTHAMSGTAIPLALLLLSYGRWQYPLIFGLILAFCWCLLVCCSRIYMGMHSILDVIAGFLYAILILIVFHPVVDLIDNFNLTYKYAPLIIISLHLALGIFSFTLDTWSTSRGDTAQILGCGAGVACGSHVNYLMGIDLDPPPNTLPLSLSSLTVTVFGKAILRLLIGVIILLLTKVAMKKATIPLACKIFRIPLDDVRKARQRMEVELPYRYITYGMVGFSLVFVVPCLFSFMGLS, from the exons ATGGCTGCGTGCCGCCGCCtggccgcggggctgcgggaccCGCAGAAGGTGGCCGCCTTCCAGCGGCTGTGCGGCGTGGAGGGGCCCTGCGGCTGGCCCGACGCGGAGCAGCgagccgggggccgggggccggtGGCTAacggcggccccgcgggcggcGGGCGACGGGAGACGGCGGGGGACGGCGGCCCCCaggggtggcggcggcggccgcggcgcaACTCCctgtcagaggaggaggaggagggctgccAGGAGTTCTCGACCCGCAGCCGCCTCCTGTACTACCTGTTCAGCCTGGGCACGGAGCTGGGCAACGAGCTCTTCTAcatcctcttcttccccttctgcaTCTGGAACGTGGACGCCTGGCTGGGCCGGCGGCTGGTCATCGTCTGGGTGTGGGTGATGTACGTGGGGCAGTGCACCAAGGACGTGGTCCGCTGGCCGCGGCCCGCCTCGCCGCCCGTGGTGAAGCTGGAGGTGTTCTACAGCTCCGAGTACAGCATGCCCTCCACGCACGCCATGTCGGGCACCGCCATCCccctggcgctgctgctgctcagctacGGCCGCTGGCAG taCCCCCTTATATTTGGACTGATCCTTGCATTCTGCTGGTGTTTATTGGTTTGCTGTAGTCGAATTTATATGGGAATGCATTCAATTTTG GATGTTATTGCTGGATTTCTGTATGCTATTCTCATCCTGATTGTCTTCCATCCAGTTGTGGACCTGATCGATAACTTCAATTTAACTTACAAGTATGCACCTTTAATTATCATCAGTCTCCACTTAGCCCTGGGCATCTTCTCTTTTACTCTGGATACCTGGAGCACATCGCGAGGAGACACGGCTCAGATACTGGGCTGTGGTGCCGGAGTAGCCTGTGGCTCTCACGTGAACTACCTGATGGGCATAGACCTAGATCCTCCTCCCAACACGCTTCCTTTatctctttcctctctcactGTGACTGTGTTTGGAAAAGCCATACTGCGGTTGCTGATTGGAGTAATAATCCTGCTACTAACAAAAGTAGCGATGAAAAAAGCTACTATTCCCCTGGCGTGTAAAATATTTCGCATACCGCTCGATGATGTGCGGAAAGCAAGACAGCGCATGGAAGTCGAGCTTCCCTATCGCTATATTACGTATGGAATGGTTGGCTTCTCCCTTGTGTTCGTTGTTCCTTGCCTCTTCAGTTTTATGGGTCTTTCTTGA